The Micromonospora sp. WMMD961 genome has a segment encoding these proteins:
- a CDS encoding DUF3040 domain-containing protein, which yields MPLSEHEQRLFDQIERSLAEDPKFASAVRASDPRFHARRRLLVAAGVIIAGLALLVYGAVIKTPPLAVAGFVVMLASAAFAVQSHRRAQSPDLHVVGGTTSRRRPRGGRSGRRSSILDRMEDRWRQRPEGHR from the coding sequence GTGCCGCTCTCGGAGCACGAGCAGCGGCTGTTCGATCAGATCGAGCGGTCGCTTGCCGAGGACCCCAAATTCGCCTCGGCCGTGCGCGCCAGCGATCCGCGCTTCCATGCGCGGCGTCGCCTGCTCGTCGCCGCCGGCGTCATCATCGCTGGCTTGGCTCTACTGGTCTATGGCGCGGTGATCAAGACTCCACCACTGGCGGTGGCGGGCTTCGTCGTCATGCTGGCGTCGGCCGCGTTCGCGGTGCAGTCGCACCGGCGGGCGCAGTCACCCGACCTGCACGTGGTGGGCGGCACGACGAGTCGTCGTCGCCCGCGCGGTGGCCGATCCGGTCGCCGGTCGTCGATCCTGGACCGCATGGAGGACAGGTGGCGGCAGCGCCCGGAGGGGCACCGGTGA
- a CDS encoding methyltransferase domain-containing protein, whose product MDRVTRLDRVEQTRGRFAGPPLTPRTAVIWSVLRAELDRRGDAELTVLDVGGGTGGFAVPLARAGHRVTVVDASPDALAALTRRAAEAGVADRIAAVQGDGDALAGLVEPAGVDLVLCHSVLEVVDDPAPVVAALATALRPGGAASVLVAGRAAAVLGRAMNGHLDVATALATDPAGTAGPRDTLRRRYDAPGAAALLGAVGLVVEEIHGVRVLADLLPAAVADGQPAALVELERALAAQPPYRDLAAQLHLFARRPA is encoded by the coding sequence ATGGACCGGGTGACTAGGCTCGACCGGGTGGAGCAGACCCGAGGCCGGTTCGCCGGGCCGCCGCTGACCCCCCGTACCGCCGTGATCTGGTCGGTGCTCCGCGCCGAACTGGACCGGCGCGGCGACGCCGAACTCACCGTGCTGGACGTGGGCGGCGGCACCGGCGGTTTCGCCGTCCCGCTGGCCCGCGCCGGGCACCGGGTCACAGTGGTCGACGCCAGCCCCGACGCGCTCGCCGCGCTCACCCGCCGGGCCGCCGAGGCCGGTGTGGCCGACCGGATCGCCGCCGTGCAGGGCGACGGCGACGCCCTCGCCGGGCTGGTCGAGCCGGCCGGCGTCGACCTGGTGCTCTGCCACTCCGTGCTGGAGGTGGTCGACGACCCGGCGCCCGTGGTGGCGGCACTGGCCACCGCGTTGCGTCCCGGCGGCGCGGCCAGTGTGCTGGTGGCCGGGCGGGCCGCCGCCGTGCTGGGCCGCGCGATGAACGGCCACCTCGACGTCGCGACCGCGCTGGCCACCGACCCGGCCGGCACCGCCGGGCCGCGGGACACTCTGCGACGACGCTACGACGCCCCCGGCGCCGCCGCGCTGCTCGGTGCCGTCGGGCTCGTGGTCGAGGAGATCCACGGGGTACGCGTGCTGGCCGACCTGCTGCCGGCCGCGGTCGCCGACGGGCAGCCCGCCGCCCTGGTCGAGTTGGAACGGGCGTTGGCCGCCCAGCCGCCGTACCGGGACCTGGCCGCCCAACTGCACCTGTTCGCCCGCCGGCCGGCATGA
- a CDS encoding error-prone DNA polymerase produces MSFNNPKMPWSELERVLSGRAGGGSGRSGGGRSREERHLHVVDPLAVDADGGDSPAWSRRREQYQPPELTRPDGVVPYAELHAHTNFSFLDGASHPEELAEEAARLGLSALAVTDHDGFYGVVRFAEAARTLGLPTIFGAELSLGLPGPQNGEPDPHGSHLLVLAHGHEGYARLATTIARAQLRGGEKGRPVYGELEEIAAELRDHVLVLTGCRKGHVPGALLTEGVDAAARELDRLTSLFGAETVAVELTDHGHPVDADRNDALADLAAAAGLPTVASNNVHYTSPGRRRLATTVAAVRARRSLDEVDGWLPAAATAHLRSGAEMAARFAAYPGAVARAAEFGAELAFDLQLVAPQLPAYPVPPGHTEMSWLRKLTADGARERYGPPQAHPTAYAQLDHELNMIEELGFPGYFLVVYDIVTFCREQDIYCQGRGSAANSAVCYALRITNVDAVRHRLLFERFLAPERDGPPDIDVDIESDRREEVIQHVYTRYGREHAAQVANVISYRPRSAVRDVAKAFGYSPGQQDAWSKQIDRWGSVATVDAENIPEQVVEYANELQTFPRHLGIHSGGMVICDRPVIEVCPVEWGRMPGRSVLQWDKDDCAAVGLVKFDLLGLGMLSALHYGYDMIGESLDLGDMTLDDPEVYDMLCRADSVGVFQVESRAQMATLPRLKPREFYDLVVEVALIRPGPIQGGSVHPFIRRKNGQEPVTFAHPLMRNALEKTLGVPLFQEQLMQLAIDLAGFDAAEADQLRRAMGAKRSVERMTRIADRLFAGMAERGITGELADDVYRKLTAFASYGFPESHAMSFAYLVYASSWLKRYHPAPFLAALLNAQPMGFYSPQTLVDDARRHGVEVRRPDINASAASAVLESTPDTRWGSGPGEPPHAWGLGGPAVRLGLSSVRTLGAEVAERIEAERVTGGPYRDMPDLARRVGLTAAQLEALATADAFACFGLTRRQALWAAGAAAQDRPGRLPGTVTGAAAPTLPGMEAVDRLVADVWATGLSPESHPARFIRGQLDVLGAVPIARLGRVEPGQRIRVGGIVTHRQRPATAGGVTFLNLEDETGMLNVTCSPGLWQRYRRVARTSAALVVRGQLQRHEGVTNLVADRLDAIEPPVSPASRDFR; encoded by the coding sequence ATGAGTTTCAACAACCCGAAGATGCCCTGGTCGGAGTTGGAACGGGTGCTCTCCGGGCGGGCCGGCGGCGGCTCCGGCCGGTCAGGCGGCGGGCGGTCGCGCGAGGAGCGGCACCTGCACGTGGTGGACCCGCTCGCCGTGGACGCCGATGGTGGTGACTCCCCGGCCTGGAGCCGCCGCCGTGAGCAGTACCAGCCGCCGGAGCTGACCCGCCCCGACGGCGTGGTGCCCTACGCGGAGTTGCACGCGCACACCAACTTCAGCTTCCTCGACGGTGCCAGCCACCCCGAGGAGCTGGCCGAGGAGGCGGCCCGGCTGGGGCTCTCCGCGCTCGCCGTCACCGACCACGACGGCTTCTACGGGGTGGTCCGCTTCGCCGAGGCGGCTCGTACGCTGGGCCTGCCGACCATCTTCGGCGCGGAGCTCTCCCTCGGGCTGCCCGGTCCGCAGAACGGCGAGCCCGACCCGCACGGCTCGCACCTGCTGGTGCTCGCGCACGGCCATGAGGGGTACGCCCGGCTGGCCACCACCATCGCCCGCGCCCAGTTGCGCGGCGGGGAGAAGGGCCGCCCGGTCTACGGGGAGCTGGAGGAGATCGCCGCCGAGCTGCGCGACCACGTGCTGGTGCTGACCGGCTGCCGCAAGGGGCACGTGCCGGGGGCGCTGCTCACCGAGGGGGTGGACGCGGCGGCCCGTGAGTTGGACCGGCTGACATCGCTCTTCGGCGCGGAGACGGTGGCGGTGGAGCTGACCGACCACGGCCACCCGGTCGACGCCGACCGCAACGACGCGCTCGCCGACCTGGCCGCCGCGGCCGGGTTGCCGACGGTGGCCAGCAACAACGTGCACTACACCAGCCCCGGCCGGCGGCGGCTGGCCACCACCGTCGCCGCCGTCCGGGCCCGGCGCAGCCTGGACGAGGTCGACGGTTGGCTGCCCGCGGCGGCGACCGCCCACCTGCGCAGCGGCGCGGAGATGGCGGCCCGGTTCGCCGCGTACCCGGGTGCGGTGGCGCGGGCCGCCGAGTTCGGCGCCGAGTTGGCCTTCGACCTCCAGCTCGTCGCGCCGCAGTTACCGGCGTACCCGGTGCCACCCGGGCACACGGAGATGAGCTGGCTGCGGAAGCTGACCGCCGACGGGGCACGCGAGCGTTACGGCCCTCCGCAGGCGCACCCGACGGCGTACGCGCAACTCGACCACGAGCTGAACATGATCGAGGAGCTGGGCTTCCCCGGCTACTTCCTGGTGGTCTACGACATCGTCACGTTCTGCCGCGAGCAGGACATCTACTGCCAGGGCCGGGGTTCGGCGGCCAACTCGGCGGTCTGCTACGCGTTACGGATCACCAATGTGGACGCGGTCCGGCACCGGCTGCTCTTCGAGCGGTTCCTCGCCCCGGAGCGGGACGGCCCACCCGACATCGACGTGGACATCGAGTCCGACCGTCGGGAGGAGGTGATCCAGCACGTCTACACCCGCTACGGCCGGGAGCACGCCGCCCAGGTCGCCAACGTCATCTCCTACCGGCCCCGGTCGGCGGTGCGGGACGTGGCCAAGGCGTTCGGGTACTCGCCCGGGCAGCAGGACGCCTGGAGCAAGCAGATCGACCGGTGGGGCTCGGTCGCCACTGTCGACGCCGAGAACATCCCCGAGCAGGTGGTGGAGTACGCCAACGAGTTGCAGACGTTCCCGCGGCACCTGGGCATCCACTCCGGTGGCATGGTGATCTGCGACCGTCCGGTGATCGAGGTCTGCCCGGTGGAGTGGGGGCGGATGCCCGGGCGCAGCGTGCTCCAGTGGGACAAGGACGACTGCGCGGCGGTCGGTCTGGTCAAGTTCGACCTGCTCGGCCTGGGCATGCTCTCCGCGCTGCACTACGGCTACGACATGATCGGCGAGAGCCTCGACCTGGGTGACATGACGCTGGACGACCCGGAGGTCTACGACATGCTCTGCCGGGCCGACTCGGTCGGGGTGTTCCAGGTGGAGAGCCGCGCCCAGATGGCCACCCTGCCCCGGCTCAAGCCCCGCGAGTTCTACGACCTGGTGGTGGAGGTGGCGCTGATCCGGCCCGGCCCGATCCAGGGCGGCTCGGTGCACCCGTTCATCCGGCGCAAGAACGGCCAGGAGCCGGTGACCTTCGCGCACCCGCTGATGCGCAACGCGCTGGAGAAGACCCTGGGCGTGCCGCTGTTCCAGGAGCAGTTGATGCAGCTCGCCATCGACCTGGCCGGCTTCGACGCGGCCGAGGCCGACCAGTTGCGCCGGGCGATGGGCGCCAAACGGTCGGTCGAGCGGATGACCCGGATCGCCGACCGGCTCTTCGCCGGGATGGCCGAGCGGGGCATCACCGGTGAGCTGGCCGACGACGTCTACCGCAAGCTCACCGCGTTCGCCAGCTACGGGTTTCCGGAGAGCCACGCGATGAGCTTCGCCTACCTGGTCTACGCCAGTTCCTGGCTCAAGCGCTACCACCCGGCGCCGTTCCTGGCGGCGCTGCTCAACGCCCAGCCGATGGGGTTCTACTCGCCGCAGACCCTGGTCGACGACGCCCGCCGGCACGGGGTGGAGGTCCGTCGTCCGGACATCAACGCCAGTGCGGCGTCGGCGGTGCTGGAGTCCACCCCGGACACCCGGTGGGGCAGCGGGCCGGGGGAGCCGCCGCACGCCTGGGGGCTGGGTGGCCCCGCCGTCCGGCTCGGCCTGTCCAGCGTGCGGACCCTCGGCGCCGAGGTGGCCGAGCGGATCGAGGCCGAACGGGTCACCGGTGGGCCGTACCGGGACATGCCCGATCTGGCCCGGCGGGTCGGTCTCACCGCCGCGCAGTTGGAGGCCCTGGCCACCGCGGACGCCTTCGCCTGTTTCGGGCTGACCCGGCGGCAGGCGCTGTGGGCCGCCGGCGCGGCGGCCCAGGACCGGCCGGGCCGGCTGCCCGGCACGGTGACCGGCGCGGCGGCGCCGACGCTGCCCGGGATGGAGGCGGTAGACCGGCTGGTCGCCGACGTGTGGGCCACCGGGCTGTCGCCGGAGAGCCACCCGGCCCGGTTCATTCGAGGTCAGCTCGACGTGCTCGGCGCGGTGCCGATCGCCCGGCTCGGCCGGGTGGAGCCCGGCCAACGGATCCGGGTCGGTGGCATCGTCACCCACCGGCAACGCCCGGCGACCGCGGGCGGCGTCACCTTCCTCAACCTGGAGGACGAGACGGGGATGCTCAACGTCACCTGTTCGCCGGGGCTGTGGCAGCGCTACCGGCGGGTGGCCCGGACCAGCGCCGCGCTGGTGGTCAGGGGGCAGTTGCAGCGGCACGAGGGCGTGACCAACCTGGTGGCCGACCGGCTGGACGCCATCGAGCCACCGGTCAGCCCCGCCTCCCGTGACTTCCGCTGA
- a CDS encoding DNA polymerase IV: MGRSQSLPRGDDPRFGPDADDSGSPILHVDMDAFFAAVEVRRRPELRGRPVVVGGVGPRGVVSSASYEARRYGVRSAMPTSQARARCPHAVYLPPDFTAYSAASRAVMQIFRDVTPLVEPLSLDEAFLDVTGARRLFGSPATIARLIRRRVADEQALTCSVGVAPSKFVAKLGSTRAKPDGLLVVPPGQVLDFLHPLPVDALWGVGERAAEALRRLGLATVGDLAEAPVGMLRRAVGAASAAHLHELAWGRDPRGVSPEHVDKSIGAEVTFDVDVADPLEIRRALLALSAKVGVRLRGSGQVGRTVALKVRLADFRTVSRSRTLDVPTDTAREMFDTVWALYTALDPGERVRLVGVRVEGLAPARGAARQLTLGAPERGWREAEAAADAAAARFGRSVIGPASLMGDPDTRRKENPPHP; this comes from the coding sequence ATGGGCCGCAGTCAGTCGTTGCCCCGGGGCGACGATCCGCGCTTCGGGCCGGACGCCGACGACTCCGGCAGCCCGATCCTGCACGTCGACATGGACGCGTTCTTCGCCGCCGTCGAGGTACGCCGCCGACCCGAGCTGCGCGGCCGACCGGTGGTCGTCGGCGGCGTCGGGCCTCGTGGGGTGGTCAGCTCGGCCAGCTACGAGGCCCGCCGGTACGGGGTACGCAGCGCGATGCCGACCAGTCAGGCCCGCGCCCGCTGCCCGCACGCGGTCTACCTGCCACCGGACTTCACCGCCTACAGCGCCGCCTCCCGGGCGGTCATGCAGATCTTCCGGGACGTCACCCCGCTGGTCGAGCCACTCTCTCTCGACGAGGCGTTCCTCGACGTCACCGGCGCCCGCCGACTCTTCGGCTCCCCGGCCACCATCGCCCGGCTGATCCGCCGCCGGGTCGCCGACGAGCAGGCGCTGACCTGCTCGGTCGGGGTGGCGCCGAGCAAGTTCGTGGCCAAGCTGGGTTCCACCCGGGCCAAACCGGACGGCCTGCTGGTCGTACCGCCGGGGCAGGTCCTCGACTTTCTGCACCCGCTGCCGGTGGACGCGCTGTGGGGGGTGGGGGAGCGGGCCGCCGAGGCGCTGCGCCGTCTCGGCCTGGCCACGGTCGGTGACCTCGCCGAGGCACCGGTGGGCATGCTCCGCCGGGCGGTCGGTGCGGCCTCGGCGGCGCACCTGCATGAGCTGGCCTGGGGGCGAGACCCGCGCGGCGTCAGCCCGGAGCACGTCGACAAGTCGATCGGCGCCGAGGTGACCTTCGACGTCGACGTGGCCGACCCGCTGGAGATCCGCCGCGCGCTGCTCGCGCTCAGCGCGAAGGTAGGCGTCCGGTTGCGGGGTTCCGGGCAGGTCGGGCGCACCGTGGCGCTCAAGGTCCGGTTGGCGGACTTCCGCACGGTCAGCCGCTCCCGCACCCTGGACGTGCCCACCGACACCGCTCGGGAGATGTTCGACACCGTCTGGGCGCTCTACACCGCATTGGACCCGGGCGAGCGGGTTCGACTCGTCGGGGTCCGGGTCGAAGGGCTCGCCCCGGCGCGGGGCGCTGCCCGGCAGCTGACGCTCGGCGCGCCCGAGCGGGGTTGGCGTGAAGCGGAAGCTGCCGCGGACGCCGCCGCTGCCCGTTTCGGGCGGTCCGTCATAGGTCCGGCCAGTCTGATGGGCGACCCTGACACCCGCCGAAAGGAAAATCCACCGCACCCATAG
- a CDS encoding DUF3488 and transglutaminase-like domain-containing protein, with translation MNASRNIGVVAAAATLLAAAPLSAIFQSWTWLIESIIAVAVVAGVAALTRLARAPLWGQVLGMLAGLVLALTWLFPSGTELLAFLPTPGTLAHFSDLIAGSGQDMRSYGVEVPDTDPLLFITVLGVGGVAVLVDVLAVGLRRPALAGLPMLAIYSVPVAVYVDSVPAVPFVVGAAGYLWLLVTDNVDRVRRFGRRFTGDGRDVDVWEASPLASAGRRLAVIGVALAVVLPLAVPGMTGGLLDSISRGPGNGTGNGTGSGGTSGRIDLFASLAGQLNQSQVFDMVKVTTTEENPFYLRYAVADELRPAGFLARSPSGRPANRDLPDPADRAGRGVQRTTYRATVEVTKSLSMALMPVYAEPVRTEDLSSNWLYDPNQQIVFSNRENSRGRKYSFDYVRSTYTPAVLRAAPPLPADHPVRRQMTATPERVPEVDELVKGLVQGKRTDYDRVLAIYQHFSADNGFKYRLSTESGSSGQDIVNFLTNKVGYCQQYAAGMAWLVRASGIPARVAFGFTNGSNRDGDTFTLTNLNLHAWTEVFFDGVGWVPFDATPAYGVPGSTRSAWAPDTDAPEPSTPGAGVTGTPTDPGASAGPAGPDNADREIDEGFSAGGTTPGDQPPVWPWWAAGLLALLALLAVPALRRLALRRRRGGRTTNATVAATVVEDGAEPGFRAVVVGADANRARADAHAAWAELLDTLVDFRVPVDRTETPRATADRLVRDTLDDDAAVESARLLGRAEERARYARDPLTGERLSSALRVVRGALAARADRRTRLVAAVLPPSVLLRWRTALADASSRMVALTGRTRYHLLRWNPRRLLADRAAR, from the coding sequence ATGAACGCCAGTCGCAACATCGGCGTGGTGGCGGCCGCGGCGACACTGCTGGCGGCCGCGCCGCTGTCGGCCATCTTCCAGAGTTGGACGTGGCTGATCGAGTCCATCATCGCGGTCGCGGTGGTGGCCGGGGTGGCCGCGCTGACCAGGCTCGCCCGAGCACCCCTGTGGGGTCAGGTGTTGGGCATGCTCGCCGGTCTGGTCCTCGCTCTGACCTGGTTGTTCCCCAGCGGCACGGAGCTGCTCGCCTTCCTGCCGACGCCGGGCACGTTGGCGCACTTCAGCGACCTGATCGCCGGATCCGGACAGGACATGCGCTCGTACGGCGTCGAGGTTCCCGACACCGACCCGCTGCTGTTCATCACCGTGCTCGGCGTCGGTGGGGTCGCCGTACTCGTCGACGTCCTGGCCGTCGGGCTGCGCCGACCCGCGCTGGCGGGGCTGCCGATGCTCGCCATCTACTCGGTGCCGGTCGCCGTCTACGTGGACAGCGTCCCCGCCGTGCCGTTCGTGGTGGGCGCCGCCGGCTACCTCTGGCTGCTGGTCACCGACAACGTCGACCGCGTACGCCGCTTCGGGCGACGGTTCACCGGTGACGGCCGCGACGTCGACGTGTGGGAGGCCTCACCCCTGGCGTCCGCCGGTCGCCGGCTCGCGGTGATCGGGGTGGCCCTGGCGGTGGTCCTGCCCCTGGCAGTGCCGGGCATGACCGGTGGGTTGCTCGACAGCATCAGCCGGGGGCCGGGCAACGGCACCGGAAACGGGACCGGCTCGGGCGGCACTTCCGGTCGGATCGACCTGTTCGCGTCGCTCGCCGGCCAGCTCAACCAGTCCCAGGTGTTCGACATGGTCAAGGTCACCACGACCGAGGAGAACCCGTTCTACCTGCGCTACGCGGTCGCCGACGAGTTGCGCCCGGCTGGTTTCCTGGCGCGTAGCCCGAGCGGCCGGCCGGCCAACCGGGACCTGCCGGACCCGGCCGATCGGGCCGGCCGAGGTGTGCAGCGCACCACCTACCGGGCGACCGTCGAGGTCACCAAGAGCCTGAGCATGGCGCTGATGCCGGTGTACGCCGAGCCGGTGCGCACCGAGGACCTCAGCAGCAACTGGCTGTACGACCCCAACCAGCAGATCGTCTTCTCCAACCGGGAGAACTCCCGGGGCCGTAAGTACTCCTTCGACTACGTCCGCTCGACGTACACTCCGGCGGTGCTGCGGGCCGCGCCGCCGCTCCCGGCGGACCACCCGGTACGCCGACAGATGACCGCCACCCCCGAGCGGGTGCCCGAGGTGGACGAGCTGGTCAAGGGGCTGGTCCAGGGCAAGCGCACCGACTACGACCGGGTGCTGGCGATCTACCAGCACTTCTCCGCGGACAACGGGTTCAAGTACCGACTGAGCACCGAGAGCGGCAGCAGCGGGCAGGACATCGTCAACTTCCTGACCAACAAGGTCGGCTACTGCCAGCAGTACGCGGCGGGGATGGCCTGGTTGGTCCGCGCGTCCGGCATCCCGGCCCGGGTGGCGTTCGGGTTCACCAACGGCAGCAATCGCGACGGTGACACGTTCACGCTGACCAACCTCAACCTGCACGCCTGGACCGAGGTCTTCTTCGACGGCGTCGGTTGGGTGCCCTTCGACGCCACCCCGGCGTACGGGGTGCCCGGCTCCACCCGATCGGCCTGGGCACCGGATACCGACGCGCCGGAGCCGTCCACGCCGGGTGCCGGTGTCACGGGCACCCCGACCGACCCCGGGGCGTCGGCCGGGCCGGCCGGGCCGGACAACGCGGACCGGGAAATCGACGAGGGGTTCTCCGCCGGCGGCACGACCCCCGGCGACCAGCCACCGGTCTGGCCCTGGTGGGCGGCGGGCCTGTTGGCCCTGCTGGCCCTACTCGCGGTGCCTGCTCTGCGCCGGCTCGCGCTGCGACGTCGGCGCGGCGGCCGGACGACGAACGCCACCGTGGCCGCCACCGTCGTCGAAGACGGCGCCGAGCCGGGCTTCCGCGCGGTGGTGGTCGGCGCGGACGCCAACCGTGCCCGCGCCGACGCACACGCCGCCTGGGCGGAGCTGCTCGACACCCTGGTGGACTTCCGGGTGCCGGTCGACCGGACCGAAACGCCCAGGGCGACCGCGGACCGGCTTGTCCGGGACACGCTCGACGACGACGCGGCGGTGGAGTCGGCGCGGCTGCTCGGTAGGGCGGAGGAGCGGGCCCGGTACGCGCGGGATCCGCTGACCGGTGAGAGGTTGTCGTCGGCGCTCCGCGTGGTCCGTGGGGCACTCGCCGCACGGGCGGACCGGCGGACCCGTCTCGTCGCCGCGGTGTTGCCACCGTCGGTGCTGCTGCGCTGGAGGACCGCCCTGGCGGACGCCTCCAGCCGAATGGTGGCGCTGACCGGGAGGACCCGGTACCACCTGCTGCGCTGGAACCCCCGCCGGCTGTTGGCCGACCGGGCGGCCCGCTGA
- a CDS encoding nucleotide pyrophosphatase/phosphodiesterase family protein, producing MSDSPVVAPLAVLGPDHGGGRLADVLPSALAVLGVPGAADPLGLVPALAGVRRIAVLLVDGLGWYQLPTAAPYAPTLAGLAATVARPLVAGFPSTTPTSLVSLGTGVAPGEHGVLGFTVRVPGTDRVLTHTDWAADPSPLTWQPVTTQWERARAAGVAVTVVSRPEFGGSGLTVAANRGGDFRGAAGGEAVAAAMLAALATGPGPTLVSGYHADLDRYGHVYGVDSEPWRVAAAEVDTLLARLVDGLPPDAALLVTADHGQLDVPAAHRFDLDTDPRLRAGVRLVAGEARVRYLHVEPGAIDDVLAAWSEVLGDAARVRTRDEAVATGWFGPVPEEHLGRIGDVVVTCNDTYAVMASRTERPMASKLVAYHGSDTAAELTVPLLVVRG from the coding sequence ATGAGCGACTCGCCGGTCGTGGCGCCGCTGGCGGTCCTCGGGCCCGACCACGGCGGCGGCCGTCTCGCCGACGTGCTGCCCAGCGCGCTCGCCGTGCTGGGCGTCCCCGGCGCGGCCGACCCGCTCGGGCTCGTCCCCGCCCTGGCGGGGGTACGCCGGATCGCCGTGCTGCTGGTCGACGGGCTCGGGTGGTACCAGCTGCCGACCGCCGCGCCGTACGCGCCGACCCTCGCCGGGCTCGCGGCGACGGTCGCCCGGCCGCTCGTCGCCGGTTTCCCGTCCACCACCCCGACCAGTCTGGTGTCGCTGGGCACCGGCGTGGCACCTGGCGAGCACGGGGTGCTCGGCTTCACCGTGCGCGTGCCCGGCACCGACCGGGTGCTCACCCACACCGACTGGGCTGCCGACCCGTCGCCGTTGACCTGGCAGCCGGTCACCACCCAGTGGGAACGTGCCCGGGCCGCCGGTGTGGCGGTGACAGTGGTGAGCCGGCCGGAGTTCGGCGGCAGCGGGTTGACGGTGGCCGCCAACCGCGGCGGCGACTTCCGGGGTGCCGCCGGCGGGGAGGCGGTGGCCGCCGCCATGCTGGCCGCGCTGGCCACCGGCCCCGGGCCGACACTGGTTTCCGGTTACCACGCCGACCTGGACCGGTACGGCCACGTCTACGGAGTCGACTCGGAGCCCTGGCGGGTCGCCGCCGCCGAGGTGGACACTCTGCTCGCCCGGCTGGTCGACGGGCTGCCGCCGGACGCGGCACTGCTGGTGACCGCCGACCACGGCCAGCTCGACGTACCCGCCGCACACCGCTTCGACCTCGACACCGACCCACGGCTGCGCGCCGGGGTGCGGCTGGTGGCCGGTGAGGCTCGGGTCCGCTATCTGCACGTCGAGCCGGGCGCGATCGACGACGTGCTGGCCGCCTGGTCGGAGGTGCTGGGCGACGCGGCCCGGGTCCGTACCCGCGACGAGGCGGTGGCCACCGGCTGGTTCGGGCCGGTGCCCGAGGAGCACCTGGGCCGGATCGGCGACGTGGTGGTGACCTGCAACGACACGTACGCGGTCATGGCCAGCCGCACCGAGCGGCCGATGGCGTCGAAGCTGGTCGCGTACCACGGGTCGGACACCGCCGCCGAGCTGACCGTGCCGCTGCTGGTCGTCCGCGGCTGA